One Gossypium raimondii isolate GPD5lz chromosome 3, ASM2569854v1, whole genome shotgun sequence genomic window carries:
- the LOC105795879 gene encoding uncharacterized protein LOC105795879, whose amino-acid sequence MFESRRDPRAHLMQYNDYMNMLGALAAAKCKAFSTNLKGSAKDSYLSLPQGSIQSFSQLGQMFLGRFLVYRTIMSTPMGLMFVKQREGESLQDYIKRFHVATLNTKNLKDQWAIDAFIVGVLNEYVQYSFTGNRPQSLADLYKRAHKFTKVKEIKKQYFPKGL is encoded by the coding sequence ATGTTTGAAAGTAGGAGGGACCCTCGAGCACATCTCATGCAATAcaatgattatatgaatatgTTGGGAGCTCTTGCTGCTGCGAAGTGTAAGGCCTTCTCAACGAACCTTAAGGGAAGTGCAAAAGACTCGTATTTATCTCTACCGCAGGGTTCCATTCAAagcttttcacaattaggtcaaATGTTCTTGGGGAGGTTTCTAGTGTATAGGACAATAATGAGTACTCCTATGGGTTTAATGTTTGTCAAGCAAAGAGAAGGAGAGAGTTTGCAGGATTACATCAAGCGTTTTCATGTAGCGacattaaatacaaaaaatctGAAAGACCAATGGGCTATTGATGCTTTTATTGTGGGAGTCTTGAATGAGTATGTACAGTACTCGTTCACTGGTAACAGGCCACAAAGTTTGGCAGATTTATATAAGAGGGCTCACAAATTTACTAAAGTAAAAGAGATTAAGAAGCAGTACTTTCCAAAGGGATTATAG
- the LOC105794305 gene encoding uncharacterized protein LOC105794305 gives MNPEPPKDVVVDDKKINISNGDVNGTVVKLDDQLGAGFSDVEMKKIISEKKEDCSLNSVEVNKIGESNAKEVNHQIQSNGTNCYNNYMPAIKAQAHFPKPQPPPQPQPELERSQSVSPAESMPSIGKYIKDRSTTLSAAIIKRLSSLTEDGQDFVVKNDSLNLEVTEIKIPGVKVIVKLKSEDERFDLKGRITFFSRSNCRDCTAVRKCFREKRLPYVEINIDVFPKRAKELVERTGKSEVPQIFFNEKLLGGLVTLNSLRNSGELDKRMRELLSQKCPDGAPKVPVYGFDDDEDEEEEEEKDELLGIVKLLRQSLPIQDRLIKMKIVKNCFAGDDMLEVIIHHLDCGRKKGIETGRQLAQKHFIKHVFGENDFEEGRHFYRFLEHEPFITACFNFRISVNDGEPKSPSFLADKLARLMTAILEAYASDDRHHVDYYRIGKSEEFRRYLNLTRDLQRVDLQLLSPDERLAFFLNLYNAMAIHAVITIGHPEGILDRRAFFGDFQYVIGGYPYSLSVIQNGILRNNRKSPYSLVRPFGNGDRRLKFAPAKVNPLIHFGLCNGTRSSPTVRFFTAQGVEGELRGAAREYFQNGAIEINLDKRTVSLTRIIKWFSVDFGQEKDVLRWVMNYLDTTRAGLLTHLLSDGGPIHFVYQDYDWAGNL, from the exons atgaacCCCGAGCCACCCAAAGACGTCGTCGTCGATgataagaaaattaatatttccaaTGGCGACGTTAACGGAACCGTCGTCAAGCTGGATGATCAACTCGGAGCTGGATTCTCTGATgtggaaatgaagaaaatcatTAGTGAAAAGAAGGAAGATTGTAGTTTGAATTCTGTTGAAGTGAATAAAATCGGAGAGTCCAACGCTAAGGAGGttaatcatcaaattcaaaGCAACGGTACTAATTGCTATAATAACTACATGCCAGCCATCAAGGCTCAAGCTCATTTCCCGAAACCCCAGCCACCGCCACAGCCACAGCCCGAATTGGAACGCTCTCAATCCGTATCCCCGGCCGAAAGCATGCCTAGCATAGGGAAGTACATAAAAGATCGAAGCACCACTCTCTCAGCGGCAATCATAAAACGCTTATCGTCGCTAACAGAGGACGGCCAGGATTTCGTCGTGAAAAACGATTCGTTAAACTTGGAGGTGACGGAGATCAAAATCCCGGGTGTCAAAGTCATAGTGAAGCTGAAAAGCGAAGACGAAAGGTTTGATTTAAAAGGTCGAATAACGTTTTTTTCGCGGTCGAATTGTCGTGACTGCACCGCCGTTCGGAAATGCTTCAGAGAAAAACGGCTACCGTACGTGGAAATAAACATCGACGTGTTCCCCAAAAGAGCCAAGGAGTTGGTGGAAAGAACGGGGAAATCGGAAGTACCTCAGATATTTTTCAACGAGAAGTTATTGGGTGGGTTAGTGACGTTGAATTCGTTGAGAAATAGTGGGGAGTTGGATAAGAGAATGAGGGAATTGTTGAGCCAGAAATGCCCTGACGGAGCTCCTAAAGTACCGGTGTATGGATtcgatgatgatgaagatgaagaagaagaagaagaaaaagatgagttGCTGGGGATTGTGAAGCTTCTGAGACAGAGTTTGCCGATTCAGGACCGTCTGATTAAGATGAAGATCGTCAAGAATTGCTTCGCCGGTGATGATATGTTGGAAGTCATCATTCACCACCTTGACTGCGGCAGGAAAAAg GGAATTGAAACTGGAAGGCAGCTGGCCCAGAAGCATTTTATCAAACATGTTTTCGG GgaaaatgattttgaagaagGAAGACATTTTTATCGTTTCCTTGAGCATGAGCCCTTCATTACAGCATGCTTCAACTTTCGGATCTCAGTCAACGATGGTGAGCCCAAATCCCCATCTTTTCTAGCCGACAAGCTTGCCAGGTTGATGACCGCCATACTCGAAGCATACGCATCAGATGACAGGCATCATGTTGACTATTACAGGATCGGGAAGAGTGAAGAATTCCGCAg GTACTTAAATTTGACACGAGATCTGCAAAGGGTGGATCTTCAATTACTAAGTCCAGACGAGAGACTAGCCTTCTTCTTGAACTTATATAATGCCATGGCCATCCATGCTGTAATTACCATTGGACATCCTGAAGGAATACTTGATAGAAGAGCTTTTTTCGGTGATTTCCAATATGTAATTGGGGGCTACCCTTACAGCCTCAGCGTTATACAGAATGGGATCCTTAGAAACAATCGAAAGTCACCTTATTCCTTGGTCAGGCCTTTTGGCAATGGTGACAGGCGCTTAAAG TTTGCTCCAGCTAAAGTTAATCCATTGATCCATTTTGGACTATGCAATGGAACAAGGTCAAGCCCCACCGTTAGGTTTTTCACTGCTCAGGGTGTTGAAGGTGAGCTAAGAGGTGCTGCAAGGGAGTACTTCCAGAATGGAGCCATAGAGATCAATCTAGACAAGAGAACTGTTTCTTTAACTAGGATCATCAAGTG GTTTAGTGTAGATTTTGGACAAGAGAAAGATGTGCTGAGGTGGGTGATGAATTACCTGGATACAACCAGGGCGGGGCTTTTGACGCATCTTTTGTCTGATGGAGGCCCTATTCACTTCGTGTATCAAGATTATGATTGGGCTGGTAATTTATGA
- the LOC105794306 gene encoding uncharacterized protein LOC105794306, protein MENPKSAPTGCYKCGKTGHWSHDCPDAPKSDHPNPGRPGSGIPNPVGKGCYKCGRPGHWARDCPDQPNLNASSAAAAASLSYTPNQLPRSEKPKKVSKSRTRPKLTPELLLSDDGIGYILRHFPRAFRYRGRSHEASDLGNLIELYREWHKQLLPYYSFDQFVHKVDKVASSKRVKNCIRDLRERVARGGDPTKLHESPDEFNGPSDGQVAGHSEEQTHVHYEVDHVDDIQDSMLNEIYQKVSEEPSHNIPTPMDSAEVLAASGSRLEQMPNNEANCSTEVHITEQRARMEANKLKALERAASASSDQITEEQRARMEANRLKALERAAARARSLQSA, encoded by the exons ATGGAGAATCCAAAATCAGCGCCGACGGGTTGCTACAAATGCGGAAAGACAGGCCACTGGTCCCATGACTGCCCCGACGCCCCCAAATCCGATCATCCCAATCCCGGAAGGCCTGGATCCGGTATCCCAAATCCCGTCGGAAAAGGCTGCTACAAGTGCGGAAGACCCGGTCACTGGGCTCGTGACTGCCCCGATCAACCCAATCTCAACGCTTCCTCTGCCGCCGCCGCCGCCTCCCTCAGCTATACTCCCAATCAGCTCCCTAGATCCGAAAAGCCCAAGAAAGTATCCAAAAGCAGAACCCGACCCAAGCTCACACCCGAACTTCTCCTCTCCGATGATGGTATCGGTTACATCCTTCGCCACTTCCCTCGGGCTTTTAGGTACCGCGGTCGCAGTCACGAG GCCAGTGATTTGGGAAACTTAATTGAGTTGTACAGAGAGTGGCACAAGCAGTTGCTCCCTTATTACTCTTTTGATCAGTTTGTACATAAAGTGGATAAAGTTGCTTCTTCCAAACGTGTTAAG AACTGTATTAGAGACTTAAGAGAGCGAGTTGCTAGAGGAGGGGATCCTACAAAATTGCATGAAAGTCCAGATGAATTTAATGGCCCCAGCGATGGGCAAG TGGCTGGACATTCTGAGGAACAAACTCATGTCCACTATGAGGTAGATCATGTAGATGATATTCAAGACAGCATGCTTAATGAGATTTACCAGAAAGTTTCTGAG GAACCATCTCATAACATACCCACCCCTATGGATTCTGCTGAAGTACTCGCAGCTAGTGGCTCTAGGCTGGAACAAATGCCAAATAATGAAGCTAACTGCTCTACTGAAGTTCATATTACAGAACAGAGAGCTCGGATGGAAGCTAACAAGTTGAAGGCACTGGAAAGAGCTGCATCTGCCTCTAGTGATCAAATCACAGAAGAGCAGCGTGCTCGCATGGAAGCTAATCGGTTAAAAGCATTAGAAAGAGCAGCAGCTCGAGCCCGATCTTTGCAGTCAGCTTGA